A window from Agelaius phoeniceus isolate bAgePho1 chromosome 13, bAgePho1.hap1, whole genome shotgun sequence encodes these proteins:
- the RFX7 gene encoding DNA-binding protein RFX7 isoform X1 yields MAEEQQPEGGQPPRRLAGTPAPGGALPALVPGLQGGEASALQHKIRSSICKTVQSKVDCILQEVEKFTDLEKLYLYLQLPSGPNNGDKSDQLSMSSSRAQQMHAFSWIRNTLEEHPETSLPKQEVYDEYKSYCDNLGYHPLSAADFGKIMKNVFPNMKARRLGTRGKSKYCYSGLRKKAFVHMPTLPNLDFHKTGDGLDGAEPSGQLQSADEEVVSAACRLVCEWAQKVLSQPFDTVLELARFLVKSHYIGTKSMAALTVMAGAPAGIKGIPQPSAFIPTAESNSFQPQVKTLPSPVDAKQQLQRKIQKKQQEQKLQSPLPGESPVKKTEGAATNGVTSISNGSPAILSPPPIGIVVAAVPSPIPVPRTRQLVTSPSPMGSSDSKVLPLNVQVVTQHMQSVKQPPKTPQNVPASPVGDRSARHRYPQILPKPANTSALTIRSPTTVLFTSSPIKTVVPAPHVNSLNVVKMTAISLAPSSSSVPVKQTPSVSTSAGAVEEGRTGPQIKNGSVVSLQSPGSKPSTAAATPAVKIKTEPEALLDENSAQGQESSDVSKSIKATPDLPPAQLINFEVAALKVSTDDVMELKPGKGCDQEAEEAGTKYKTQSDEITPVSSAGNNQSTLKLTVASQNLSSTSINSPPTGESMIKDKTCTKSPRKRQPSTLQDSQLPPVKKPLVEQFATGNAVEGQKANNVKKALKVGSIANSDNTATLAQVPIKVPVTVPVPPTAAANLATDLSLSTNLNTCDPALEQQLASASSPDIKVKLEGNLFIIENDSKSDGSFNPNTWHHITKTSDFASVNCDQQQDISVMSIAGHSGSSDLQESAWEPVHCEGMQQDVYSQQLQSQIQDSLDQIQAQSSNQLPLQSELKEFEHTVPQSNENFFSFDDDLTQDSIVEELVLMEEQMSMNNSHPYSGCLGMALQSQAAAQGAPVSSHPSSTHFYHSIHNNSTPIHTPTPTPTPTPTPTPTPTPTSEMIAGSQNMSRESPCSRLAQTTPVDSALGSSRHTPIGTPHSNCSSSVPPSPVECRNPFAFTPISSSMAYHDASIISSSPVKPMQRPMATHPDKTKLEWMNNGYSGVGNSSVANHGILTSYQELVEDRFRKPHAFAVPGQSYQSQPRHHDTHFGRVTPVSPVQHQAAPVSSTTKQEGFAVPAPLDNKGTGSSLNNSLRCRSVSPAVHRQRNLSGSTVYPVSNIPRSNVTPFGSPVTPEVHNVFANIHADTSANNIAQRSQSVPLTVMMQTAFPSLQKQTNTKKITSVLLNKLDSDSDDAVRGLGMNNMPSNYTARMNLTQILETSSAFPSANPQSMINSSTSVYEFQTPNYLTKNSSTDQISFSSGDNQAQSDIGEQQLDFSSTVKDLLGEDSLPTNQQLVNQVASDLNNVASVFPSDIRLSSELSGSINDLNTLDTNLLFDPGRQQGQDDDATLEELKNDPLFQQICNESINSMTASGFEWMESKDHPAVEMLG; encoded by the exons CAAAACTGTACAATCTAAAGTGGACTGCATTTTG CAAGAAGTTGAGAAGTTTACAGACCTAGAGAAACTCTACCTCTACCTTCAGCTGCCTTCGGGTCCCAACAATGGAGACAAAag TGATCAGCTGTCCATGTCGTCCAGCCGTGCCCAGCAGATGCACGCCTTCTCCTGGATACGCAACACCCTGGAGGAGCACCCCGAGacgtccctgcccaagcaggaGGTGTATGATGAGTACAA GAGCTATTGTGACAATCTTGGCTACCACCCATTAAGTGCTGCTGACTTTGGAAAGATCATGAAAAATGTCTTTCCAAATATGAAGGCCCGTCGTCTAGGCACAAGAGGCAAATCAAAATAT TGCTACAGTGGACTGAGGAAGAAGGCTTTTGTGCATATGCCAACACTGCCCAACCTTGACTTTCATAAAACTGGAGATGGG tTGGATGGAGCAGAGCCGTCGGGGCAGCTGCAAAGTGCCGATGAGGAAGTGGTGTCTGCAGCCTGCCGCCTTGTTTGTGAATGGGCCCAGAAAGTGCTGAGCCAGCCCTTTGATACAGTCTTGGAACTGGCTCGTTTCCTTGTCAAAAGTCACTATATTGGTACTAAGTCAATGGCAGCTTTAACAGTAATGGCAGGGGCACCAGCAG gaaTAAAAGGGATCCCCCAGCCCTCAGCTTTTATACCTACTGCTGAAAGTAATTCTTTTCAACCACAAGTGAAAACTCTGCCATCTCCTGTTGATGctaagcagcagctgcagcgtAAGATCCAGAAGAAGCAGCAAGAACAGAAACTGCAGTCTCCTTTGCCAGGAGAGTCCccagtaaagaaaacagagGGCGCTGCAACCAACGGTGTGACCAGTATATCTAATGGAAGTCCTGCCATCCTGTCCCCTCCACCTATTGGCATtgttgtggctgctgtccccagccccataCCG gTGCCAAGAACCAGGCAGTTGGTGACTTCTCCAAGTCCTATGGGATCGTCTGATAGCAAGGTCCTGCCGCTCAACGTTCAGGTGGTCACTCAGCACATGCAATCAGTCAAGCAGCCACCAAAGACTCCCCAGAACGTTCCCGCAAGCCCCGTTGGTGACCGCTCTGCCCGGCATCGCTACCCGCAGATCTTACCCaagccagcaaacaccagtgctCTCACCATCCGCTCTCCCACCACGGTGCTATTTACCAGTAGCCCAATCAAGACTGTTGTGCCAGCTCCACACGTGAATTCCTTAAACGTGGTGAAAATGACAGCAATATCTCTCGCCCCGAGCAGCAGTAGCGTGCCCGTCAAACAGACGCCTTCAGTTAGCACTAGTGCAGGAGCAGTGGAGGAAGGGAGGACTGGGCCACAGATCAAAAACGGATCTGTTGTTTCACTTCAGTCTCCAGGATCCAAGCCTAGCACTGCTGCAGCTACACCTGCAGTCAAGATCAAAACAGAACCAGAAGCATTGCTGGATGAGAACTCTGCACAGGGCCAAGAGAGTTCTGATGTGTCTAAATCCATAAAGGCAACCCCTGACctgcctcctgcacagctgATTAATTTTGAGGTTGCAGCCTTGAAGGTTTCAACGGATGATGTCATGGAGCTAAAACCAGGTAAGGGCTGTGATCAGGAAGCTGAAGAAGCAGGGACCAAATATAAGACACAGTCTGATGAAATCACACCAGTTTCTTCAGCAGGCAATAATCAAAGCACTCTTAAGCTCACAGTTGCCAGTCAAAACTTGTCCAGCACCAGCATCAATTCACCTCCTACTGGTGAGTCTATGATTAAAGACAAAACATGCactaaaagtccaagaaagcgACAACCTTCCACACTTCAGGATTCCCAGTTACCACCTGTAAAGAAACCACTAGTGGAGCAGTTTGCAACTGGTAATGCTGTGGAGGGTCAAAAAGCTAACAACGTTAAGAAGGCTCTGAAGGTTGGATCAATAGCTAACAGTGACAATACAGCAACACTTGCTCAAGTTCCCATCAAGGTACCCGTGACAGTACCTGTACCTCCTACAGCTGCTGCAAACTTAGCAACAGACCTTTCTTTGAGCACCAATTTAAATACCTGTGATCCTGCTTTAGAACAGCAGCTTGCATCAGCATCATCTCCAGATATAAAAGTAAAATTGGAAGGAAACTTGTTTATCATAGAAAATGATTCAAAATCTGATGGCAGCTTTAACCCAAATACATGGCACCATATCACCAAAACCTCTGATTTTGCATCTGTGAACTGTGATCAGCAGCAAGATATCAGTGTTATGAGTATTGCTGGGCACTCTGGCTCTAGTGACTTACAGGAGTCGGCGTGGGAGCCGGTGCACTGCGAAGGTATGCAGCAGGATGTGTACAGCCAGCAGTTACAGAGCCAGATCCAGGACTCCTTGGATCAAATACAAGCACAGTCTTCAAATCAGTTACCTCTGCAGTCTGAGCTGAAAGAGTTTGAGCATACAGTCCCTCAGTCAAATGAAAACTTCTTTTCGTTTGATGATGACCTTACCCAGGACAGCATTGTGGAGGAGCTGGTGCTCATGGAGGAGCAAATGTCCATGAATAATTCCCATCCTTATAGTGGTTGTCTAGGAATGGCACTTCAGAGTCAGGCTGCAGCTCAAGGAGCTCCCGTATCATCTCATCCAAGCAGCACGCACTTTTACCATTCGATCCATAACAACAGCACTCCAATTCACACTCCCACCCCCACTCCCACCCCAACTCCCACTCCCACCCCAACTCCAACACCCACCTCCGAAATGATTGCTGGATCTCAGAACATGTCTCGAGAGAGCCCTTGCTCAAGGCTGGCTCAGACGACTCCCGTAGACAGTGCCCTCGGAAGCAGCCGGCACACGCCCATTGGCACACCCCATTccaactgcagcagcagtgtccCTCCGAGTCCTGTGGAATGCCGAAACCCATTTGCATTTACTCCCATCAGCTCTAGCATGGCTTACCACGATGCCAGCATCATATCAAGTAGCCCTGTGAAGCCAATGCAGCGGCCTATGGCTACCCATCCTGACAAAACCAAGCTGGAGTGGATGAATAACGGCTACAGTGGGGTTGGCAATTCCTCAGTTGCCAATCATGGCATCCTCACAAGCTACCAGGAGCTGGTGGAAGATCGCTTCAGGAAACCTCACGCTTTTGCAGTTCCTGGCCAGTCGTACCAGTCTCAGCCGCGCCACCACGACACTCACTTCGGTCGTGTGACTCCTGTTTCACCTGTGCAGCACCAGGCAGCCCCTGTCAGTAGCACTACCAAGCAGGAGGGCtttgctgttcctgctcctttgGACAACAAAGGAACTGGTTCATCTCTCAACAACAGTCTGAGATGCCGGAGTGTGAGCCCTGCTGTCCATCGCCAGCGTAATCTCAGTGGAAGCACTGTTTACCCTGTGTCAAATATACCACGTTCTAATGTGACACCTTTTGGAAGTCCAGTGACTCCTGAAGTTCACAACGTATTTGCTAATATCCATGCAGACACCAGTGCCAATAACATAGCACAGAGAAGCCAGTCAGTCCCGTTGACTGTGATGATGCAGACGGCCTTCCCGTCTcttcagaaacaaacaaacactaAAAAAATAACCAGTGTGTTGTTAAACAAACTTGATTCTGATAGTGATGATGCAGTGAGAGGTTTGGGAATGAACAACATGCCCTCAAATTACACAGCCAGGATGAATCTCACTCAGATTTTGGAGACATCCAGCGCTTTTCCTAGTGCCAACCCACAAAGTATGATCAATTCCAGCACTTCAGTTTATGAATTCCAAACACCAAATTACCTCACAAAAAATAGCAGCACCGATCAGATCAGTTTTTCTTCTGGAGATAACCAAGCACAATCAGACATCGGAGAGCAGCAATTAGATTTTAGCAGCACTGTAAAAGACCTTTTAGGGGAGGACAGTCTGCCAACAAACCAGCAGCTGGTGAATCAGGTGGCGTCAGATCTCAATAACGTTGCATCTGTCTTTCCCAGCGACATCAGGTTGTCTTCCGAGCTCTCAGGCAGCATTAACGATCTGAACACTTTAGACACAAATCTACTGTTTGATCCAGGTCGTCAGCAGGGACAAGATGATGATGCTACACTGGAGGAATTAAAAAATGACCCCTTGTTTCAACAAATCTGCAATGAATCCATTAACTCAATGACTGCATCAGGTTTTGAGTGGATGGAGAGTAAGGATCATCCTGCTGTTGAAATGTTGGGTTAA
- the RFX7 gene encoding DNA-binding protein RFX7 isoform X2, producing the protein METKVISCPCRPAVPSRCTPSPGYATPWRSTPRRPCPSRRCMMSTRIKGIPQPSAFIPTAESNSFQPQVKTLPSPVDAKQQLQRKIQKKQQEQKLQSPLPGESPVKKTEGAATNGVTSISNGSPAILSPPPIGIVVAAVPSPIPVPRTRQLVTSPSPMGSSDSKVLPLNVQVVTQHMQSVKQPPKTPQNVPASPVGDRSARHRYPQILPKPANTSALTIRSPTTVLFTSSPIKTVVPAPHVNSLNVVKMTAISLAPSSSSVPVKQTPSVSTSAGAVEEGRTGPQIKNGSVVSLQSPGSKPSTAAATPAVKIKTEPEALLDENSAQGQESSDVSKSIKATPDLPPAQLINFEVAALKVSTDDVMELKPGKGCDQEAEEAGTKYKTQSDEITPVSSAGNNQSTLKLTVASQNLSSTSINSPPTGESMIKDKTCTKSPRKRQPSTLQDSQLPPVKKPLVEQFATGNAVEGQKANNVKKALKVGSIANSDNTATLAQVPIKVPVTVPVPPTAAANLATDLSLSTNLNTCDPALEQQLASASSPDIKVKLEGNLFIIENDSKSDGSFNPNTWHHITKTSDFASVNCDQQQDISVMSIAGHSGSSDLQESAWEPVHCEGMQQDVYSQQLQSQIQDSLDQIQAQSSNQLPLQSELKEFEHTVPQSNENFFSFDDDLTQDSIVEELVLMEEQMSMNNSHPYSGCLGMALQSQAAAQGAPVSSHPSSTHFYHSIHNNSTPIHTPTPTPTPTPTPTPTPTPTSEMIAGSQNMSRESPCSRLAQTTPVDSALGSSRHTPIGTPHSNCSSSVPPSPVECRNPFAFTPISSSMAYHDASIISSSPVKPMQRPMATHPDKTKLEWMNNGYSGVGNSSVANHGILTSYQELVEDRFRKPHAFAVPGQSYQSQPRHHDTHFGRVTPVSPVQHQAAPVSSTTKQEGFAVPAPLDNKGTGSSLNNSLRCRSVSPAVHRQRNLSGSTVYPVSNIPRSNVTPFGSPVTPEVHNVFANIHADTSANNIAQRSQSVPLTVMMQTAFPSLQKQTNTKKITSVLLNKLDSDSDDAVRGLGMNNMPSNYTARMNLTQILETSSAFPSANPQSMINSSTSVYEFQTPNYLTKNSSTDQISFSSGDNQAQSDIGEQQLDFSSTVKDLLGEDSLPTNQQLVNQVASDLNNVASVFPSDIRLSSELSGSINDLNTLDTNLLFDPGRQQGQDDDATLEELKNDPLFQQICNESINSMTASGFEWMESKDHPAVEMLG; encoded by the exons ATGGAGACAAAag TGATCAGCTGTCCATGTCGTCCAGCCGTGCCCAGCAGATGCACGCCTTCTCCTGGATACGCAACACCCTGGAGGAGCACCCCGAGacgtccctgcccaagcaggaGGTGTATGATGAGTACAA gaaTAAAAGGGATCCCCCAGCCCTCAGCTTTTATACCTACTGCTGAAAGTAATTCTTTTCAACCACAAGTGAAAACTCTGCCATCTCCTGTTGATGctaagcagcagctgcagcgtAAGATCCAGAAGAAGCAGCAAGAACAGAAACTGCAGTCTCCTTTGCCAGGAGAGTCCccagtaaagaaaacagagGGCGCTGCAACCAACGGTGTGACCAGTATATCTAATGGAAGTCCTGCCATCCTGTCCCCTCCACCTATTGGCATtgttgtggctgctgtccccagccccataCCG gTGCCAAGAACCAGGCAGTTGGTGACTTCTCCAAGTCCTATGGGATCGTCTGATAGCAAGGTCCTGCCGCTCAACGTTCAGGTGGTCACTCAGCACATGCAATCAGTCAAGCAGCCACCAAAGACTCCCCAGAACGTTCCCGCAAGCCCCGTTGGTGACCGCTCTGCCCGGCATCGCTACCCGCAGATCTTACCCaagccagcaaacaccagtgctCTCACCATCCGCTCTCCCACCACGGTGCTATTTACCAGTAGCCCAATCAAGACTGTTGTGCCAGCTCCACACGTGAATTCCTTAAACGTGGTGAAAATGACAGCAATATCTCTCGCCCCGAGCAGCAGTAGCGTGCCCGTCAAACAGACGCCTTCAGTTAGCACTAGTGCAGGAGCAGTGGAGGAAGGGAGGACTGGGCCACAGATCAAAAACGGATCTGTTGTTTCACTTCAGTCTCCAGGATCCAAGCCTAGCACTGCTGCAGCTACACCTGCAGTCAAGATCAAAACAGAACCAGAAGCATTGCTGGATGAGAACTCTGCACAGGGCCAAGAGAGTTCTGATGTGTCTAAATCCATAAAGGCAACCCCTGACctgcctcctgcacagctgATTAATTTTGAGGTTGCAGCCTTGAAGGTTTCAACGGATGATGTCATGGAGCTAAAACCAGGTAAGGGCTGTGATCAGGAAGCTGAAGAAGCAGGGACCAAATATAAGACACAGTCTGATGAAATCACACCAGTTTCTTCAGCAGGCAATAATCAAAGCACTCTTAAGCTCACAGTTGCCAGTCAAAACTTGTCCAGCACCAGCATCAATTCACCTCCTACTGGTGAGTCTATGATTAAAGACAAAACATGCactaaaagtccaagaaagcgACAACCTTCCACACTTCAGGATTCCCAGTTACCACCTGTAAAGAAACCACTAGTGGAGCAGTTTGCAACTGGTAATGCTGTGGAGGGTCAAAAAGCTAACAACGTTAAGAAGGCTCTGAAGGTTGGATCAATAGCTAACAGTGACAATACAGCAACACTTGCTCAAGTTCCCATCAAGGTACCCGTGACAGTACCTGTACCTCCTACAGCTGCTGCAAACTTAGCAACAGACCTTTCTTTGAGCACCAATTTAAATACCTGTGATCCTGCTTTAGAACAGCAGCTTGCATCAGCATCATCTCCAGATATAAAAGTAAAATTGGAAGGAAACTTGTTTATCATAGAAAATGATTCAAAATCTGATGGCAGCTTTAACCCAAATACATGGCACCATATCACCAAAACCTCTGATTTTGCATCTGTGAACTGTGATCAGCAGCAAGATATCAGTGTTATGAGTATTGCTGGGCACTCTGGCTCTAGTGACTTACAGGAGTCGGCGTGGGAGCCGGTGCACTGCGAAGGTATGCAGCAGGATGTGTACAGCCAGCAGTTACAGAGCCAGATCCAGGACTCCTTGGATCAAATACAAGCACAGTCTTCAAATCAGTTACCTCTGCAGTCTGAGCTGAAAGAGTTTGAGCATACAGTCCCTCAGTCAAATGAAAACTTCTTTTCGTTTGATGATGACCTTACCCAGGACAGCATTGTGGAGGAGCTGGTGCTCATGGAGGAGCAAATGTCCATGAATAATTCCCATCCTTATAGTGGTTGTCTAGGAATGGCACTTCAGAGTCAGGCTGCAGCTCAAGGAGCTCCCGTATCATCTCATCCAAGCAGCACGCACTTTTACCATTCGATCCATAACAACAGCACTCCAATTCACACTCCCACCCCCACTCCCACCCCAACTCCCACTCCCACCCCAACTCCAACACCCACCTCCGAAATGATTGCTGGATCTCAGAACATGTCTCGAGAGAGCCCTTGCTCAAGGCTGGCTCAGACGACTCCCGTAGACAGTGCCCTCGGAAGCAGCCGGCACACGCCCATTGGCACACCCCATTccaactgcagcagcagtgtccCTCCGAGTCCTGTGGAATGCCGAAACCCATTTGCATTTACTCCCATCAGCTCTAGCATGGCTTACCACGATGCCAGCATCATATCAAGTAGCCCTGTGAAGCCAATGCAGCGGCCTATGGCTACCCATCCTGACAAAACCAAGCTGGAGTGGATGAATAACGGCTACAGTGGGGTTGGCAATTCCTCAGTTGCCAATCATGGCATCCTCACAAGCTACCAGGAGCTGGTGGAAGATCGCTTCAGGAAACCTCACGCTTTTGCAGTTCCTGGCCAGTCGTACCAGTCTCAGCCGCGCCACCACGACACTCACTTCGGTCGTGTGACTCCTGTTTCACCTGTGCAGCACCAGGCAGCCCCTGTCAGTAGCACTACCAAGCAGGAGGGCtttgctgttcctgctcctttgGACAACAAAGGAACTGGTTCATCTCTCAACAACAGTCTGAGATGCCGGAGTGTGAGCCCTGCTGTCCATCGCCAGCGTAATCTCAGTGGAAGCACTGTTTACCCTGTGTCAAATATACCACGTTCTAATGTGACACCTTTTGGAAGTCCAGTGACTCCTGAAGTTCACAACGTATTTGCTAATATCCATGCAGACACCAGTGCCAATAACATAGCACAGAGAAGCCAGTCAGTCCCGTTGACTGTGATGATGCAGACGGCCTTCCCGTCTcttcagaaacaaacaaacactaAAAAAATAACCAGTGTGTTGTTAAACAAACTTGATTCTGATAGTGATGATGCAGTGAGAGGTTTGGGAATGAACAACATGCCCTCAAATTACACAGCCAGGATGAATCTCACTCAGATTTTGGAGACATCCAGCGCTTTTCCTAGTGCCAACCCACAAAGTATGATCAATTCCAGCACTTCAGTTTATGAATTCCAAACACCAAATTACCTCACAAAAAATAGCAGCACCGATCAGATCAGTTTTTCTTCTGGAGATAACCAAGCACAATCAGACATCGGAGAGCAGCAATTAGATTTTAGCAGCACTGTAAAAGACCTTTTAGGGGAGGACAGTCTGCCAACAAACCAGCAGCTGGTGAATCAGGTGGCGTCAGATCTCAATAACGTTGCATCTGTCTTTCCCAGCGACATCAGGTTGTCTTCCGAGCTCTCAGGCAGCATTAACGATCTGAACACTTTAGACACAAATCTACTGTTTGATCCAGGTCGTCAGCAGGGACAAGATGATGATGCTACACTGGAGGAATTAAAAAATGACCCCTTGTTTCAACAAATCTGCAATGAATCCATTAACTCAATGACTGCATCAGGTTTTGAGTGGATGGAGAGTAAGGATCATCCTGCTGTTGAAATGTTGGGTTAA